A part of Nocardioides sp. WS12 genomic DNA contains:
- a CDS encoding LysE family translocator, with the protein MSTAFLLTSLVICVTPGTGALYAIAAGLTRGTRAGLLAAFAGTLGTIPHMLAAITGLAALLHASGVAFAVLKYAGVAYLLYMAWSTWRDRGVLTVDEDAAGTSSTRAVLVSGITLNLLNPKLTIFFFAFLPQFVPAGPGAVPAMLALSGVFMLMTFAVFALYAAFAAAVRDQVLSRPKVVDRMRKAFAASFAVLAGRLAFESR; encoded by the coding sequence ATGAGCACCGCCTTCCTGCTGACCTCGCTGGTCATCTGCGTAACGCCGGGGACCGGCGCCCTCTACGCCATCGCCGCCGGTCTCACGCGCGGTACCCGTGCCGGACTGCTGGCCGCCTTCGCCGGAACCCTCGGCACGATCCCGCACATGCTCGCCGCGATCACCGGGCTGGCCGCGTTGCTGCATGCGAGCGGCGTGGCCTTCGCCGTCCTGAAGTACGCCGGCGTGGCGTACCTCCTCTACATGGCGTGGTCGACCTGGCGTGACCGCGGTGTTCTGACCGTCGACGAGGATGCCGCCGGCACGAGCTCCACGCGAGCCGTGCTAGTCAGCGGGATCACGTTGAACCTGCTCAACCCGAAGCTCACCATCTTCTTCTTCGCCTTCCTGCCGCAGTTCGTGCCGGCCGGACCGGGCGCAGTGCCCGCGATGCTCGCCCTGAGCGGGGTCTTCATGCTGATGACCTTCGCGGTCTTCGCCCTGTACGCCGCCTTCGCCGCCGCGGTGCGTGATCAGGTGCTGTCGCGTCCGAAGGTCGTGGACCGGATGCGCAAGGCCTTCGCTGCGAGCTTCGCCGTCCTGGCCGGCCGACTGGCGTTCGAATCCCGCTAG
- the uraD gene encoding 2-oxo-4-hydroxy-4-carboxy-5-ureidoimidazoline decarboxylase, with amino-acid sequence MRIEEFNALSDADVATALRACVSIDSWVTDLASGRPYDDTTQLLDAGRAQVVGWAPADVETALADHPRIGERPAADSATAEHSRSEQAGVDAGDQDLAERLRDGNARYEERFDRIYLVRAKGRSGAEMLALLEQRLDNDPVTELEVTRQQLGEIALLRLADLMKPDAEATT; translated from the coding sequence GTGCGGATCGAGGAGTTCAACGCGTTGTCGGACGCTGACGTCGCGACCGCGCTCAGGGCCTGCGTGTCCATCGATTCCTGGGTCACCGACCTCGCCTCCGGTCGTCCGTACGACGACACGACTCAACTTCTCGACGCCGGCCGAGCCCAGGTAGTGGGGTGGGCGCCGGCCGACGTCGAGACAGCCCTGGCGGACCACCCGCGGATCGGCGAACGCCCGGCCGCGGACAGCGCCACCGCAGAGCACTCGCGCAGCGAACAGGCGGGGGTCGACGCGGGCGACCAGGACCTGGCCGAACGCCTGCGCGACGGCAATGCGCGCTACGAGGAACGCTTCGACCGGATCTACCTGGTGCGGGCGAAGGGCCGCAGCGGCGCGGAGATGCTGGCGCTGCTCGAACAGCGCCTCGACAATGACCCCGTGACCGAACTCGAGGTGACCCGGCAGCAACTGGGCGAGATCGCGCTGCTGCGCCTCGCCGACCTGATGAAGCCCGATGCGGAGGCCACCACGTGA
- a CDS encoding VOC family protein yields MQHTTLGHPCWIELVTADRDKAVAFYGGLFGWTTTEPVAEFGGYSQFLHDGRPIGGLMPEVPGMTGAPTWSVYLATPDAAKVAAQAVEAGGAAPVPPMEITGLGTMVVVTDSSGMAHGGWQAAPFTGIDTDSRPGEPIWFEAYSKDFGATKDFLRDVFGWTPDVVGDTDEFRYATNGPADTAQAGLMDAGNWGDEFQPAWTAYIKVEDMDAAIARVVELGGSVVNGPDDTPYGVLTEIADPAGQRLKIMVQPQG; encoded by the coding sequence ATGCAGCACACCACCCTCGGCCACCCCTGCTGGATCGAACTGGTCACCGCCGACCGCGACAAGGCCGTGGCGTTCTATGGCGGCCTCTTCGGCTGGACGACGACCGAGCCGGTCGCGGAGTTCGGCGGCTACTCCCAGTTCCTGCACGACGGCCGTCCGATCGGCGGCCTGATGCCGGAAGTGCCCGGCATGACGGGTGCCCCGACCTGGTCTGTCTACCTCGCCACGCCCGACGCCGCGAAGGTCGCCGCGCAGGCGGTGGAGGCCGGCGGCGCCGCTCCCGTGCCGCCCATGGAAATCACCGGCCTGGGCACCATGGTCGTGGTCACCGACTCCTCGGGCATGGCCCACGGCGGCTGGCAGGCCGCCCCCTTCACCGGCATCGACACCGACAGTCGTCCCGGCGAGCCGATCTGGTTCGAGGCCTACTCGAAGGACTTCGGCGCCACGAAGGACTTCCTGCGCGACGTTTTCGGCTGGACCCCAGACGTGGTCGGCGACACCGACGAGTTCCGCTACGCCACCAACGGTCCCGCCGACACCGCACAGGCCGGCCTGATGGACGCCGGGAACTGGGGCGATGAGTTCCAGCCCGCGTGGACCGCCTACATCAAGGTCGAGGACATGGATGCCGCGATCGCGCGCGTCGTCGAACTCGGCGGCTCGGTCGTCAACGGCCCCGACGACACCCCCTACGGCGTGCTCACCGAGATCGCGGACCCGGCGGGACAGCGGCTCAAGATCATGGTCCAGCCGCAGGGCTGA
- a CDS encoding GNAT family N-acetyltransferase has product MSSEYDVWFTDDASAFLARAGEHLAQDPVTGTVVSTTAQRFADTGAPEDLPYGWFVVVSGPTGEIDGVAMRTAPFPPYPLYLLAMSDAGAEALGHALVARSEDTGEEIGGINGLRPASDIVAGIVAAHAGNEVQVSMHSRLHELGTLSAARPVAGSLRPVRADEAELALAWIREFFLDANEQAGRDRNDGHHADHFSRADIEQKLADDVLRFWVDEDDRPVHLTGWNPPAYEVARVGPVFTPKEQRGKGLASAAVAQVSAELQEAGNRVILFTDQANPTSNAIYQALGYEAVADTIELRLA; this is encoded by the coding sequence ATGAGCAGTGAGTACGACGTCTGGTTCACCGACGACGCGAGCGCCTTCCTGGCGCGGGCCGGCGAGCATCTCGCCCAGGACCCGGTGACGGGCACCGTCGTGAGCACCACCGCTCAGCGCTTCGCCGACACCGGCGCGCCGGAGGACCTGCCGTACGGCTGGTTCGTGGTCGTCAGCGGCCCGACGGGCGAGATCGATGGTGTCGCGATGCGCACGGCTCCGTTCCCGCCGTACCCGCTCTATCTGCTGGCGATGTCCGATGCCGGGGCAGAGGCGTTGGGTCATGCGCTGGTGGCCCGGAGTGAGGACACCGGCGAGGAGATCGGCGGCATCAACGGGCTCCGGCCCGCGTCCGACATCGTCGCGGGGATCGTCGCCGCCCACGCAGGCAATGAGGTCCAGGTCTCGATGCACTCCCGGTTGCACGAGCTGGGCACGCTGAGTGCCGCCCGCCCGGTGGCCGGCAGCCTGCGCCCGGTCCGGGCCGATGAGGCCGAGCTCGCGCTGGCCTGGATCCGCGAGTTCTTCCTCGACGCCAACGAGCAGGCGGGCAGGGACCGGAACGACGGCCACCACGCCGACCACTTCAGTCGTGCGGACATCGAGCAGAAGCTCGCCGATGACGTCCTCCGGTTCTGGGTCGACGAGGACGATCGTCCGGTCCACCTGACCGGCTGGAACCCGCCCGCCTACGAGGTGGCCCGGGTCGGGCCGGTGTTCACGCCCAAGGAGCAGCGCGGCAAGGGGCTCGCCAGCGCCGCGGTCGCGCAGGTGTCCGCCGAGCTGCAGGAGGCGGGCAACCGGGTCATCCTGTTCAC
- the uraH gene encoding hydroxyisourate hydrolase: MSTCSTHVLDAALGRPAAGIAVLLTSVDAALAEAVTDADGRVRFEADLAPGDYRLTFATGPWFAQQQRKTFYPGVTLHFTVEQGQEHYHVALLLSPFSYTTYRGS, encoded by the coding sequence GTGAGCACCTGCTCCACCCATGTGCTCGACGCTGCCCTCGGGCGACCGGCGGCCGGCATCGCCGTACTCCTGACGTCGGTGGACGCCGCACTGGCGGAAGCGGTCACGGATGCGGACGGGCGGGTCCGGTTCGAGGCAGACCTCGCTCCCGGCGACTACCGGCTGACCTTCGCGACCGGACCCTGGTTCGCCCAGCAGCAGCGCAAGACGTTCTACCCGGGTGTGACGCTGCACTTCACCGTCGAGCAGGGCCAGGAGCACTATCACGTGGCGCTGCTGCTCAGTCCGTTCTCCTACACGACCTATCGGGGCAGTTGA
- a CDS encoding threonine/serine dehydratase, translating to MITRTDVEAARERIAGRVRRTPLLAIDDGYGGAGSFKLEYLQHTGTFKARGAFNRILSAAEDGSLDPAVGVVVASGGNAGLANAFAAAALGVPATVFVPENAPTVKVEKLRAYGAQVVLRGTEYAMAYEAAVEHAQTTGAVYCHAYDQPAIVAGAGTLGLEILEDLPAGVDTIVVAVGGGGLMAGVAAAVEGHAKVVGVEPQTIPTLNTALAEGRPTDVEVSGIAVDSLGARRIGDIAFEVATRTGVQPVLVGDDDIVHARRILWDRYRIVVEHGAAAAFAALTSGAYVPAGDERFVVVLCGANTDPATL from the coding sequence ATGATCACCCGCACCGATGTCGAGGCGGCCAGGGAACGCATCGCGGGCCGGGTGCGTCGTACGCCGCTCCTCGCCATCGATGACGGGTACGGCGGCGCGGGCTCGTTCAAACTCGAGTACCTCCAGCACACGGGCACGTTCAAGGCGCGCGGAGCCTTCAACCGGATCCTCAGCGCCGCCGAGGACGGCAGCCTCGACCCGGCGGTCGGGGTGGTCGTGGCCTCAGGCGGCAACGCCGGTCTGGCAAATGCCTTCGCCGCAGCTGCGCTCGGCGTCCCGGCCACGGTCTTCGTTCCGGAGAACGCGCCAACCGTGAAGGTCGAGAAGCTGAGGGCGTACGGCGCGCAGGTGGTGCTCCGCGGGACGGAGTACGCGATGGCCTACGAGGCGGCCGTCGAGCACGCGCAGACCACGGGTGCGGTGTACTGCCACGCCTACGACCAACCGGCGATCGTGGCGGGCGCGGGCACGCTCGGTCTGGAGATCCTGGAGGACCTCCCGGCAGGCGTCGACACCATCGTTGTGGCCGTCGGTGGCGGCGGGCTGATGGCCGGGGTCGCTGCGGCAGTCGAGGGCCACGCCAAGGTGGTCGGCGTTGAGCCGCAGACCATCCCGACCTTGAACACGGCTCTGGCCGAAGGCCGGCCGACCGACGTGGAGGTGTCGGGCATCGCCGTGGACTCTTTGGGTGCCCGTCGAATCGGCGACATCGCCTTCGAGGTCGCCACGCGCACGGGTGTGCAGCCAGTACTGGTGGGCGACGACGACATCGTGCACGCGCGGCGGATCCTGTGGGACCGGTACCGGATCGTCGTGGAGCACGGGGCCGCGGCGGCGTTCGCTGCCCTCACCAGCGGCGCCTACGTGCCCGCCGGGGACGAGCGGTTCGTCGTCGTACTCTGCGGCGCCAACACCGACCCCGCCACTCTCTAG